The following are from one region of the Salvia hispanica cultivar TCC Black 2014 chromosome 1, UniMelb_Shisp_WGS_1.0, whole genome shotgun sequence genome:
- the LOC125214023 gene encoding triacylglycerol lipase OBL1-like gives MSSSSCNKSFCSHYMLLNPKAAELGDVVKILFSSDIGKRKFVDCSNGTQEPLDRRWIIFISVLFQKFLHANAKPLADFGNGVEHWLNLLSRNRGFLGLINNTFKGKVVQPDKTSASFRSFIGNLDKRFELDPTIGFGDKRYYAALSVMASKASYENNNFIQALVDNRWKMNLVNSYDFWNDYQEKATTQAFIMDDKRGTIVVAFKGTGPFNADEWSSDVDLSWYEIPGIGKMHGGFMKALGLLKSQGWPQEQDPKLPETAYYAIRKQLKKLMQQNQKAKFIVTGHSLGGALALLFPAILGLHGDSFLLNRLEGIYTFGQPRVGDEEFGKYMTELIKRHSFRCVRFVYSYDVVPRLPCDNDTFMFKHFGACIYFNSLYKGKVVDEEPDKNYFSMIWWLPKLVNAWWELIRSFLIKYVKGLEYEEGGLLRLFRVIGVMVAGVPAHCPQDYVNSIRLGLSEMLLSLHTHKMMNMH, from the exons ATGTCTAGCTCAAGTTGCAACAAGTCTTTCTGCAGCCACTACATGCTTCTTAACCCTAAAGCCGCGGAGTTAGGCGATGTTGTCAAGATACTCTTCTCCAGCGACATCGGAAAGAGGAAATTCGTCGACTGCTCCAACGGCACCCAGGAGCCGTTGGATCGGCGATggatcatttttatttcagtgTTATTCCAGAAATTCTTGCATGCAAACGCTAAGCCTTTGGCAGACTTTGGCAACGGTGTCGAACATTGGCTCAATTTGCTGTCTCGAAACAGAGGCTTTCTCGGTCTCATCAACAATACTTTCAAAG GGAAGGTCGTACAACCAGATAAGACGTCGGCAAGTTTTAGGTCGTTCATCGGAAACCTAGACAAACGGTTTGAGTTAGATCCAACGATTGGTTTCGGAGACAAGAGATACTACGCCGCACTTTCTGTGATGGCTTCCAAGGCATCTTATGAGAACAACAATTTCATCCAAGCTCTTGTCGACAACCGCTGGAAG ATGAATTTGGTGAACTCGTACGATTTCTGGAATG ATTATCAAGAAAAAGCCACAACACAAGCTTTCATAATGGACGACAAGAGAGGCACAATTGTTGTAGCGTTTAAAGGAACAGGGCCATTCAACGCGGACGAATGGTCATCCGACGTTGATCTCTCTTGGTACGAGATTCCAGGGATTGGGAAGATGCACGGCGGATTCATGAAGGCTCTCGGATTGCTGAAAAGCCAAGGCTGGCCGCAGGAACAAGACCCCAAACTCCCTGAAACCGCCTATTACGCCATCCGGAAACAACTCAAGAAACTTatgcaacaaaatcaaaaggcCAAATTCATAG TGACCGGGCACAGCTTGGGTGGTGCACTCGCGTTATTATTCCCCGCGATTTTAGGTCTACATGGAGATTCATTCTTGCTCAATAGATTGGAGGGCATCTACACATTTGGACAACCAAGAGTCGGAGATGAAGAATTCGGGAAATACATGACTGAGTTGATCAAGAGGCATAGTTTCCGATGCGTTAGATTCGTATACAGCTACGATGTGGTGCCAAGATTGCCGTGCGATAACGACACATTCATGTTCAAGCATTTTGGAGCATGCATCTACTTCAACAGCCTCTATAAAGGAAAA GTTGTAGATGAAGAACCAGACAAAAATTACTTTTCGATGATATGGTGGTTACCAAAATTAGTTAATGCATGGTGGGAGTTGATTAGAAGTTTCTTGATAAAGTATGTGAAAGGGTTGGAATATGAGGAAGGAGGTTTGCTTCGATTATTTAGGGTGATTGGAGTGATGGTTGCTGGAGTGCCGGCGCATTGTCCTCAAGATTATGTCAATTCTATCAGGTTGGGACTGTCGGAGATGCTTCTCTCCTTACACACTCACAAAATGATGAACATGCACTGA
- the LOC125195440 gene encoding uncharacterized protein LOC125195440, which translates to METTHRDTRTIGVDTKNLIAQSLLQQSYSGHLRHGALIKAAQQFEVCKKTVYRIWAEEKEQMERGVLVNVRDRVRGYKHKDKMQLHDNKVRQLSMLERSTIRKMARKLEISKSTLGRMKKEGPIRPHTSAVKPILTDLNKLARFRWSFSQIQPIRIDGKLKYNTMHNVVHIDEKWFYMTKISDRYYLLPDEDEPYRSCIFPFTTTEPAKRNSKNRAKGTMETEQKGVAGGTSIGVSGMKESKSVSGKNESKSVSGMNESKSVSGKNESKSVSGTK; encoded by the exons ATGGAGACAACTCATAGAGATACACGCACTATAGGAGTGGACACCAAAAATTTGATAGCTCAAAGTCTTCTTCAACAAAGCTATTCAGGTCATCTACGACATGGAGCTCTTATAAAAGCTGCCCAACAGTTTGAAGTATGCAAAAAGACAGTTTACAGAATCTGGGCAGAAGAAAAAGAGCAGATGGAGCGTGGAGTACTTGTAAATGTGCGAGATCGTGTTAGAGGATACAAGCACAAAGATAAAATGCAGCTTCATGATAACAAGGTAAGACAACTATCTATGCTTGAAAGATCTACCATACGTAAGATGGCTCGCAAACTTGAAATTAGCAAGAGTACATTAGGAAGGATGAAGAAGGAGGGTCCGATCAGACCACACACAAGTGCAGTTAAGCCAATACTTACTGATTTGAACAAATTAGCACGGTTCAGATGGAGTTTCAGCCAGATTCAACCAATCAGAATCGATGGTAAGCTTAAATACAACACAATGCACAATGTAGTGCATATTGATGAGAAATGGTTTTACATGACTAAGATTTCAGATAGATACTACCTGCTGCCAGATGAGGATGAGCCATATAGATCAT GCATATTTCCTTTCACAACTACGGAACCAGCAAAGAGGAATTCAAAGAACAGAGCAAAAGGAACCATGGAGACCGAGCAAAAG GGGGTGGCTGGAGGCACGTCGATAGGGGTTTCAGGGATGAAAGAATCGAAGAGTGTTTCAGGGAAGAATGAGTCGAAGAGTGTTTCAGGGATGAATGAATCGAAGAGTGTTTCAGGGAAGAATGAGTCGAAGAGTGTTTCAGGGACGAAGTAG
- the LOC125212885 gene encoding zeaxanthin epoxidase, chloroplastic-like isoform X1 yields the protein MTSILFYCPINPSLTTFSIAHFSPPPLTPHSLRRFRNHRKVRAAAEAVEREKKARILVAGGGIGGLVFALAAKRKGFEVVVFERDLSAIRGEGQYRGPIQLQSNALAALEAIDTDVADQIFAAGCITGDRINGMVDGISGDWYVKFDTFTPAVEQGLPVTRVISRMTLQEILARAVGSDVIKNESNVVDFKDDGQKVMVRLKSGECYEGDVLVGADGIRSKVRDVLFGPSEAVYSGYTCYTGIADFVPADITTVGYRVFLGHKQYFVSSDVGQGKMQWYAFHKESPGGVDNPKGKKERLLKLFDGWCDDVIELLLATEEDDILRRDIYDRNPIFTWGKGRVTLLGDSVHAMQPNLGQGGCMAIEDGYQLALELDKAWSQTTSGNAVDVPSSLKRYENARKIRVAIIHGLARMAAIMATTYRAYLGVGLGPLSFLTKYKIPHPGALGGRLMIDYMMPLMLGWVLGGNGSKLEGRPLQCRISDRASDELQRWFTDDDALERAMDADWFLCPSGDSNVARETIFLRRDENKPCVIGSLAVSESNGESISIASRQVSKMHARINYIDGAFFVTDTRSEYGTWITDNKGKRRRLLPNTPARIHPRDVIEFGADKKASFRVKAMKNGAVKMNENANELCTPSA from the exons atGACTTCAATCCTCTTCTACTGCCCAATCAATCCCTCTCTAACCACATTCTCAATCGCCCATTTCTCGCCTCCGCCTCTCACGCCCCACTCGCTGCGCCGCTTCCGGAATCACCGAAAGGTCAGAGCTGCTGCCGAGGCCGTAGAGAGGGAGAAGAAGGCGCGGATTCTGGTGGCCGGCGGCGGGATCGGGGGGCTGGTTTTCGCGCTGGCGGCAAAGAGGAAAGGGTTCGAGGTGGTTGTGTTTGAGAGGGATTTGAGCGCCATCAGGGGCGAGGGCCAATACAGGGGCCCTATTCAGCTCCAGAGCAACGCCCTCGCCGCCTTGGAGGCCATCGACACCGACGTCGCCGACCAAATCTTCGCCGCCGGCTGCATCACCGGCGATCGAATCAACGGCATGGTTGATGGCATCTCCGGTGATTG GTACGTCAAGTTTGATACATTCACCCCTGCAGTTGAGCAGGGGCTTCCTGTTACTCGGGTCATAAGTCGCATGACGTTACAGGAAATTCTTGCTCGTGCGGTCGGTTCAGATGTTATCAAGAATGAAAGCAATGTGGTAGACTTCAAGGATGATGGTCAAAAG GTTATGGTGAGACTTAAAAGTGGGGAGTGCTATGAAGGAGATGTTCTCGTTGGCGCTGATGGGATACGGTCAAAG GTGAGGGATGTGTTATTTGGACCGAGTGAGGCTGTATACTCAGGCTATACCTGCTACACTGGCATAGCAGATTTCGTTCCTGCCGATATAACTACTGTTGG GTACCGAGTGTTTTTAGGACACAAACAGTACTTCGTGTCTTCCGACGTGGGTCAAGGAAAAATGCAGTGGTACGCATTTCACAAGGAGTCACCTGGAGGTGTGGATAATCCCAAAG GTAAAAAAGAGAGGTTACTCAAACTGTTTGATGGTTGGTGCGATGATGTTATAGAACTATTGCTAGCAACAGAGGAAGATGATATACTACGACGTGACATATATGACCGGAATCCAATATTTACATGGGGAAAGGGACGAGTGACGTTGCTGGGTGATTCAGTGCACGCTATGCAGCCAAACTTGGGCCAAGGCGGTTGTATGGCGATTGAG GATGGATATCAGCTAGCACTGGAGCTTGATAAGGCATGGAGTCAAACTACTTCAGGAAATGCAGTTGACGTGCCATCTTCATTGAAGAG ATATGAAAATGCTCGAAAAATACGAGTTGCAATCATCCATGGACTCGCAAGAATGGCTGCAATAATGGCGACAACCTACAGGGCATATCTTGGTGTCGGACTTGGTCCATTATCG TTCTTGACAAAGTATAAAATACCGCATCCTGGAGCACTTGGAGGCCGGCTGATGATTGACTATATGATGCCTTTAATGCTCGGTTGGGTTCTAGGCGGTAACGG TTCAAAGCTCGAAGGAAGACCACTGCAGTGTAGAATTTCTGACAGA GCCAGTGATGAGTTACAAAGATGGTTTACAGACGATGATGCGCTAGAGCGGGCTATGGATGCCGA TTGGTTTTTATGCCCTTCTGGAGATTCAAATGTTGCACGCGAGACAATTTTCTTAAGGCGAGACGAGAACAAGCCATGTGTAATTGG GAGTTTGGCGGTTTCAGAGTCGAATGGAGAGTCGATAAGTATAGCTTCACGGCAG GTATCGAAGATGCATGCTCGAATAAACTATATAGATGGCGCATTTTTCGTGACTGATACAAGGAGCGAGTATGGCACTTGGATCACAGA TAACAAAGGCAAGCGTAGGCGCTTGTTGCCCAACACTCCGGCTCGTATCCACCCACGGGATGTGATCGAGTTTGGAGCAGATAAGAag GCATCCTTTCGCGTAAAGGCGATGAAAAATGGAGCTGTGAAAATGAACGAGAACGCGAACGAGTTGTGCACGCCATCGGCATGA
- the LOC125212885 gene encoding zeaxanthin epoxidase, chloroplastic-like isoform X2: MTSILFYCPINPSLTTFSIAHFSPPPLTPHSLRRFRNHRKVRAAAEAVEREKKARILVAGGGIGGLVFALAAKRKGFEVVVFERDLSAIRGEGQYRGPIQLQSNALAALEAIDTDVADQIFAAGCITGDRINGMVDGISGDWYVKFDTFTPAVEQGLPVTRVISRMTLQEILARAVGSDVIKNESNVVDFKDDGQKVMVRLKSGECYEGDVLVGADGIRSKVRDVLFGPSEAVYSGYTCYTGIADFVPADITTVGYRVFLGHKQYFVSSDVGQGKMQWYAFHKESPGGVDNPKGKKERLLKLFDGWCDDVIELLLATEEDDILRRDIYDRNPIFTWGKGRVTLLGDSVHAMQPNLGQGGCMAIEDGYQLALELDKAWSQTTSGNAVDVPSSLKRYENARKIRVAIIHGLARMAAIMATTYRAYLGVGLGPLSFLTKYKIPHPGALGGRLMIDYMMPLMLGWVLGGNGSKLEGRPLQCRISDRASDELQRWFTDDDALERAMDAESLAVSESNGESISIASRQVSKMHARINYIDGAFFVTDTRSEYGTWITDNKGKRRRLLPNTPARIHPRDVIEFGADKKASFRVKAMKNGAVKMNENANELCTPSA; this comes from the exons atGACTTCAATCCTCTTCTACTGCCCAATCAATCCCTCTCTAACCACATTCTCAATCGCCCATTTCTCGCCTCCGCCTCTCACGCCCCACTCGCTGCGCCGCTTCCGGAATCACCGAAAGGTCAGAGCTGCTGCCGAGGCCGTAGAGAGGGAGAAGAAGGCGCGGATTCTGGTGGCCGGCGGCGGGATCGGGGGGCTGGTTTTCGCGCTGGCGGCAAAGAGGAAAGGGTTCGAGGTGGTTGTGTTTGAGAGGGATTTGAGCGCCATCAGGGGCGAGGGCCAATACAGGGGCCCTATTCAGCTCCAGAGCAACGCCCTCGCCGCCTTGGAGGCCATCGACACCGACGTCGCCGACCAAATCTTCGCCGCCGGCTGCATCACCGGCGATCGAATCAACGGCATGGTTGATGGCATCTCCGGTGATTG GTACGTCAAGTTTGATACATTCACCCCTGCAGTTGAGCAGGGGCTTCCTGTTACTCGGGTCATAAGTCGCATGACGTTACAGGAAATTCTTGCTCGTGCGGTCGGTTCAGATGTTATCAAGAATGAAAGCAATGTGGTAGACTTCAAGGATGATGGTCAAAAG GTTATGGTGAGACTTAAAAGTGGGGAGTGCTATGAAGGAGATGTTCTCGTTGGCGCTGATGGGATACGGTCAAAG GTGAGGGATGTGTTATTTGGACCGAGTGAGGCTGTATACTCAGGCTATACCTGCTACACTGGCATAGCAGATTTCGTTCCTGCCGATATAACTACTGTTGG GTACCGAGTGTTTTTAGGACACAAACAGTACTTCGTGTCTTCCGACGTGGGTCAAGGAAAAATGCAGTGGTACGCATTTCACAAGGAGTCACCTGGAGGTGTGGATAATCCCAAAG GTAAAAAAGAGAGGTTACTCAAACTGTTTGATGGTTGGTGCGATGATGTTATAGAACTATTGCTAGCAACAGAGGAAGATGATATACTACGACGTGACATATATGACCGGAATCCAATATTTACATGGGGAAAGGGACGAGTGACGTTGCTGGGTGATTCAGTGCACGCTATGCAGCCAAACTTGGGCCAAGGCGGTTGTATGGCGATTGAG GATGGATATCAGCTAGCACTGGAGCTTGATAAGGCATGGAGTCAAACTACTTCAGGAAATGCAGTTGACGTGCCATCTTCATTGAAGAG ATATGAAAATGCTCGAAAAATACGAGTTGCAATCATCCATGGACTCGCAAGAATGGCTGCAATAATGGCGACAACCTACAGGGCATATCTTGGTGTCGGACTTGGTCCATTATCG TTCTTGACAAAGTATAAAATACCGCATCCTGGAGCACTTGGAGGCCGGCTGATGATTGACTATATGATGCCTTTAATGCTCGGTTGGGTTCTAGGCGGTAACGG TTCAAAGCTCGAAGGAAGACCACTGCAGTGTAGAATTTCTGACAGA GCCAGTGATGAGTTACAAAGATGGTTTACAGACGATGATGCGCTAGAGCGGGCTATGGATGCCGA GAGTTTGGCGGTTTCAGAGTCGAATGGAGAGTCGATAAGTATAGCTTCACGGCAG GTATCGAAGATGCATGCTCGAATAAACTATATAGATGGCGCATTTTTCGTGACTGATACAAGGAGCGAGTATGGCACTTGGATCACAGA TAACAAAGGCAAGCGTAGGCGCTTGTTGCCCAACACTCCGGCTCGTATCCACCCACGGGATGTGATCGAGTTTGGAGCAGATAAGAag GCATCCTTTCGCGTAAAGGCGATGAAAAATGGAGCTGTGAAAATGAACGAGAACGCGAACGAGTTGTGCACGCCATCGGCATGA